From the genome of Kryptolebias marmoratus isolate JLee-2015 linkage group LG19, ASM164957v2, whole genome shotgun sequence, one region includes:
- the LOC119618020 gene encoding uncharacterized protein LOC119618020 — translation MKLRVGSVHSASKSEEQEMFSDDEQTNVDPPLSRKSRLKGISTHAQGSDSFSDDLYQVLQQQNHHTEMLIKQHSISRLPHREIPVFTGDPLSYRSFIRAFEHAIENQTDSQQDRLYYLEQFTSGEPLDLVRSCEHMKPDRAYREARALLDQHYGDELTIATAYIKKAMEWPQIKPDDRKGLNAFALFLIGCSNTVNDVDYMSEMNNPTNMKSILCKLPYKLKEKWRNHAYNIQERKGTRAKFPDLVEFIYQQAKVANDPLFGDILDVTPANQSSLKKKSEQVKGVSKKSSFAVNTSCTEKNTTKNQHDTTASSCKMISAFQSPCLYCKNNHALTVCNKIKEKPSKDRIQFLKSHGLCFGCLTAGHLYKACRKKASCSDCSLKHPTILHVVKQNVVSEENNVDDNPQNTSEVTSALVSTGCKKGEVTGAGENECILPIVPVQIRHKKNRNIIKTYAFLDQGYGAMEDCQQPE, via the exons ATGAA ACTCAGAGTTGGATCTGTTCATTCTGCGAGCAAATCAGAAGAGCAAGAAATGTTCTCAGATGATGAACAGACAAATGTTGATCCTCCATTATCACGGAAGTCTCGCTTAAAAGGGATTTCAACGCATGCTCAAGGTTCTGATTCTTTTTCAGATGATCTGTACCAGGTTCTGCAGCAACAAAATCACCATACTGAGATGCTCATAAAACAACATAGTATATCTCGACTTCCTCACAGAGAAATTCCAGTATTTACAGGTGACCCCCTTTCATACAGATCATTCATAAGAGCTTTTGAACATGCTATTGAGAACCAAACTGACAGTCAACAAGATCGGCTATATTATCTAGAACAGTTCACGAGTGGTGAACCACTAGATCTTGTACGCAGCTGTGAGCACATGAAGCCAGACAGAGCTTATAGAGAAGCAAGGGCTTTGCTTGATCAACACTATGGAGATGAGTTGACCATTGCTACTGCATATATCAAAAAGGCTATGGAATGGCCTCAGATAAAACCAGATGATAGAAAAGGACTGAATGCTTTTGCCCTATTTCTGATTGGATGTTCTAACACAGTGAATGATGTAGATTACATGAGCGAAATGAACAATCCGACCAACATGAAAAGCATCTTGTGCAAACTACCATataaactcaaagaaaagtGGAGAAACCATGCTTACAACATTCAAGAAAGAAAGGGAACACGAGCCAAATTTCCTGATCTCGTTGAGTTCATCTACCAACAAGCAAAGGTTGCTAATGATCCGCTATTTGGAGATATTCTTGATGTCACACCAGCTAATCAGAGCAGCTTgaagaaaaaatctgaacaagTAAAGGGCGTTTCAAAGAAAAGCAGTTTTGCAGTGAATACGTCTTGCACTGAAAAGAATACCACCAAGAATCAACATGATACAACAGCTTCTTCATGCAAGATGATCAGTGCTTTTCAAAGTCCATGCCTTTATTGCAAGAACAACCATGCTTTGACTGTTtgtaacaaaattaaagaaaagccTTCGAAAGACAGAATACAGTTTCTGAAGTCGCATGGTCTTTGTTTTGGATGTCTAACGGCAGGTCATCTATATAAAGCTTGTAGAAAAAAGGCCTCATGTTCCGACTGTTCTCTTAAGCACCCAACTATTCTACATGTGGTGAAGCAGAATGTtgtttcagaagaaaacaatgtgGATGACAACCCACAAAACACAAGCGAAGTTACAAGTGCTCTCGTGTCCACTGGATGTAAAAAAGGTGAAGTCACTGGGGCCGGGGAAAATGAATGCATACTTCCGATTGTACCTGTGCAGATtagacacaagaaaaacagaaacatcatcaaGACATATGCATTCCTGGATCAAG GCTATGGAGCCATGGAAGATTGTCAACAGCCAGAATGA
- the LOC119618019 gene encoding uncharacterized protein LOC119618019, with the protein MKLRVGSVHSASKSEEQEMFSDDEQTNVDPPLSRKSRLKGISTHAQGSDSFSDDLYQVLQQQNHHTEMLIKQHSISRLPHREIPVFTGDPLSYRSFIRAFEHAIENQTDSQQDRLYYLEQFTSGEPLDLVRSCEHMKPDRAYREARALLDQHYGDELTIATAYIKKAMEWPQIKPDDRKGLNAFALFLIGCSNTVNDVDYMSEMNNPTNMKSILCKLPYKLKEKWRNHAYNIQERKGTRAKFPDLVEFIYQQAKVANDPLFGDILDVTPANQSSLKKKSEQVKGVSKKSSFAVNTSCTEKNTTKNQHDTTASSCKMISAFQSPCLYCKNNHALTVCNKIKEKPSKDRIQFLKSHGLCFGCLTAGHLYKACRKKASCSDCSLKHPTILHVVKQNVVSEENNVDDNPQNTSEVTSALVSTGCKKGEVTGAGENECILPIVPVQIRHKKNRNIIKTYAFLDQGSTATFCTDDLARELNVRGKKKEILLRTMTKEQKVCSYVLTDLEVCGLDEQNFIMLPEVYTQPDIPATKGNIPKEQDLERWPYLKQVHLPKLESDIGLLIGANAHKAMEPWKIVNSQNDGPYAVKTALGWVVNGPVSRCQDSESRVTEKQDFLVNRISVSNIEDMLEKQYNADFPERQYEDKQELSQQDKQFMHAVTTSAQFIDGHYYIKLPLRNDNVIMPRNRGIAEQRLNSLKRKLSRNADFCQDYKAFMDNILKKGYAVRVPEEQQSRSDGRVWFIPHHGVEFH; encoded by the exons ATGAA ACTCAGAGTTGGATCTGTTCATTCTGCGAGCAAATCAGAAGAGCAAGAAATGTTCTCAGATGATGAACAGACAAATGTTGATCCTCCATTATCACGGAAGTCTCGCTTAAAAGGGATTTCAACGCATGCTCAAGGTTCTGATTCTTTTTCAGATGATCTGTACCAGGTTCTGCAGCAACAAAATCACCATACTGAGATGCTCATAAAACAACATAGTATATCTCGACTTCCTCACAGAGAAATTCCAGTATTTACAGGTGACCCCCTTTCATACAGATCATTCATAAGAGCTTTTGAACATGCTATTGAGAACCAAACTGACAGTCAACAAGATCGGCTATATTATCTAGAACAGTTCACGAGTGGTGAACCACTAGATCTTGTACGCAGCTGTGAGCACATGAAGCCAGACAGAGCTTATAGAGAAGCAAGGGCTTTGCTTGATCAACACTATGGAGATGAGTTGACCATTGCTACTGCATATATCAAAAAGGCTATGGAATGGCCTCAGATAAAACCAGATGATAGAAAAGGACTGAATGCTTTTGCCCTATTTCTGATTGGATGTTCTAACACAGTGAATGATGTAGATTACATGAGCGAAATGAACAATCCGACCAACATGAAAAGCATCTTGTGCAAACTACCATataaactcaaagaaaagtGGAGAAACCATGCTTACAACATTCAAGAAAGAAAGGGAACACGAGCCAAATTTCCTGATCTCGTTGAGTTCATCTACCAACAAGCAAAGGTTGCTAATGATCCGCTATTTGGAGATATTCTTGATGTCACACCAGCTAATCAGAGCAGCTTgaagaaaaaatctgaacaagTAAAGGGCGTTTCAAAGAAAAGCAGTTTTGCAGTGAATACGTCTTGCACTGAAAAGAATACCACCAAGAATCAACATGATACAACAGCTTCTTCATGCAAGATGATCAGTGCTTTTCAAAGTCCATGCCTTTATTGCAAGAACAACCATGCTTTGACTGTTtgtaacaaaattaaagaaaagccTTCGAAAGACAGAATACAGTTTCTGAAGTCGCATGGTCTTTGTTTTGGATGTCTAACGGCAGGTCATCTATATAAAGCTTGTAGAAAAAAGGCCTCATGTTCCGACTGTTCTCTTAAGCACCCAACTATTCTACATGTGGTGAAGCAGAATGTtgtttcagaagaaaacaatgtgGATGACAACCCACAAAACACAAGCGAAGTTACAAGTGCTCTCGTGTCCACTGGATGTAAAAAAGGTGAAGTCACTGGGGCCGGGGAAAATGAATGCATACTTCCGATTGTACCTGTGCAGATtagacacaagaaaaacagaaacatcatcaaGACATATGCATTCCTGGATCAAGGTAGCACAGCAACCTTTTGCACCGATGATCTGGCAAGAGAGTTGAATGTacgaggaaaaaagaaagaaatccttCTTCGAACCATGACAAAGGAACAGAAAGTCTGTAGTTATGTCCTTACAGATTTAGAAGTATGCGGACTTGACGAACAAAACTTCATCATGCTGCCAGAAGTGTACACTCAACCAGACATTCCTGCAACAAAGGGTAATATACCAAAAGAGCAAGATTTGGAGAGGTGGCCTTACCTGAAACAAGTTCATCTTCCAAAATTGGAGTCAGATATTGGACTTCTCATTGGTGCTAATGCGCACAAGGCTATGGAGCCATGGAAGATTGTCAACAGCCAGAATGACGGACCATATGCCGTGAAAACAGCCCTAGGTTGGGTGGTAAATGGACCAGTCAGCAGATGTCAAGATAGTGAGTCACGTGTCACtgaaaaacaggattttcttgTCAATCGTATATCTGTATCGAACATTGAAGACATGCTGGAGAAGCAATATAATGCAGATTTCCCAGAGCGACAGTATGAGGACAAACAAGAACTGTCTCAGCAGGATAAGCAGTTCATGCATGCTGTAACTACATCAGCACAGTTCATCGATGGTCATTATTACATCAAGTTGCCTCTAAGAAATGACAATGTAATAATGCCACGCAATCGTGGTATTGCTGAACAAAGGCTTAACTCCTTGAAGAGGAAGCTAAGTAGAAATGCAGACTTTTGTCAAGACTACAAAGCTTTCATGGACAACATATTGAAAAAAGGTTATGCTGTAAGAGTCCCTGAAGAACAACAGAGTCGCAGTGATGGTCGAGTATGGTTCATTCCGCACCACGGAGT GGAGTTTCATTGA
- the bmf2 gene encoding BCL2 modifying factor 2 has protein sequence MDDEEEDMSQPIPQLWQTPFRDVKYEDRATQIAAGQALAAVTSAVATSQGHNNNSINTLPCRVRRQPHIPLNGNAGLHFLAPFEPMEDWGERQLEDEEEEDRGEGNDRMAERPEEQPGVSVEVQIGRKLREIGDKFNQDHVELFRRHQRQNLPAWMRLTMALFGFLFPREAFIPRLRGEQR, from the exons AtggatgatgaggaggaggacatgTCACAGCCCATCCCGCAGCTCTGGCAAACGCCCTTTAGGGACGTCAAATACGAAGACCGAGCGACGCAGATCGCAGCCGGACAGGCCCTCGCCGCCGTCACGTCCGCCGTGGCCACGTCGCAGggccacaacaacaacagcatcaACACGTTGCCCTGCAGGGTCCGCCGGCAGCCGCACATACCTCTCAACG GCAACGCTGGATTGCATTTTCTTGCTCCGTTTGAGCCCATGGAGGACTGGGGTGAGAGACAGCttgaggacgaggaggaagaggacagaGGGGAGGGTAACGATAGGATGGCGGAGAGGCCCGAGGAGCAGCCGGGGGTGAGCGTCGAGGTGCAAATCGGCCGCAAGCTTCGAGAGATCGGAGACAAGTTCAACCAGGATCACGTTGAACTG TTCAGGAGGCACCAGAGACAAAACCTGCCCGCGTGGATGCGCCTTACGATGGCcctttttggctttttgtttccaAGAGAGGCTTTCATCCCCCGCctgagaggagagcagagatga